The nucleotide sequence tttaattgcagagtgagagtgcagccacccacctcccaaaataaataaataaataaataaaaatacgtGACTTCTAACGacaaaaaatacttaatacTTTTCTTGGCAAcataatgtaaaaaattataaaaaaaaaaaaacgaactATATATGTCCCACGCCCCACTtgactacatatatatatatatatacacacaccatCGTTTCTTTAGCGCCAGTGTTAGTGTTTTCTGCAtgctcagagagagagagaaagagatgaagaagaagctcATTGACTTGATCCTGCGGAAATGGAAGAGGCTGAcaagatcatcatcatcatcatcatcatcatgctCATGCAACAGCAGCAATAGCAGTTCAAGATCCAAGGAATTAAAGCAGCAAAAAACGACGATTGTGCATGTGGAAAGCGCCAGAAGGCAGGCAGTACGAGATAAGCTCCAGGCACTTGAACCATCCCTTGTTGTTGAATCATTGAGACTTTACTTAGCAGATTTTATGGAAAAGCtgatttagtttatttttgaatttattactcAGTCAATGGTAATCAGTTCTTCAAATCCAGAAATATAAATAGCTAAATAAAATTGTTAGTTGTTGAGatttttatggagaaaatatcTGTAGTTGTGATCCTTTTACTTATATTTAATCAgcttttttcaataaaataaatcaccTTCTACAGCAAACTTATTCTCTGTTCCTCAAATTTTACCTTGCACAtttattcttctattttttctatCAGTGGTATCAGAACCCTCTTCTTAAGGGGCTGTGAGTGTCGTTTTCTATTAAGTGTGAATTTAAACACTTGAGAGTTAAAACACTTGTAAGTTTTGTGAGTAcccaaattttttagaatgtcaTCAAGCAATTTTTCTGTTACTGCTTCTCCTCTCCTTACAGGAGAAAACTATCAATTATGGGCTATTAAGATGAAGTCCTACTTAAAAGCCATGAGTTTATGGGACGTCATCGTGAATGATGCTAATCCTGCTTCGCTTTCGCAAAATCCAACACTGGCGCAGATAAGGAAACACGAAGAAGATATGGCTAGAAAACCTAAGGCACTTACCTgtatacacttagtagtgttagATGCAATATTCATAAGAATAATGACTTGTGATTTACCAAAGCAAGCATGGGATAAATTAAAGGAAGAGTTTGAAAGCAGTGATAGGGTAAAGTCAATCAAGATGTTAACTCTTAAAAGAGAGTTTAAAATGCTGAGAATGAAGGACGGGGATACAGTAAAGGAGTATTCTTCAAAACTCATGCAGCTTGTGAATCAAATTCGGCTTTATGGTGAGACATTTGAAGATTAAAATGTGGTGGAGAAAATGTTGATCAGCCTGGCAGACAAATTTGAATCCAAGATTTCAGCAATTGAAGAGTCTTGTGATTTGAAAACTTTGTCAATTGCAGAACTTATTAGTAAGCTGCAGGCACAAGAGCAAAGGACCTCTATGAGGTCAGAAGAGAACATTGAAGGAGCATTTATCATGAGCACAAAGacaagaaaaatggaaggaaaGATGGGAAGAAATTTGCTGGTGACAAATAGAGCAAAGACAAAGCTCTAGAAAGCTCGAAAGAGTATTGTAAAAAGGGAAAGTTTCCACCTTGTGGAACCTATAGAAGAACAAACCATTTGGAGAAAGACTGTTGGTATTAAGGAAAACCTCAATACAAATGTAGAAATTGCAAGAGATATGGACATACCGAAAAGTTTTGCAAATTCAAGGTAGAGCACGCAGAACAACAGGCTGCGGAGCAGGCAAACCACACCCAAGATCAATTACAACCTGAGGAACAGTTATTTATGGTCAGAAAACCTTCTCAACCACTTGGAGCCAATGTTTGGCTTGTTGATAGTGGTTGCACAAGCCACATGACAGGTGATGTAAGCATGTTCACTTCACTTGACAAGTCCTATAAAGTCAAAGTAAAGCTAGGAAATGGAGATCTTGTATAGTTTGAAGGCAAGGGTTCTATTAATATTCATACTAGAGAAGGTACGAAGCTCATTTTTGGTGTTCTTTATGTTCCTTGCCTAGAACAAAACCTGTTGAGTGTGGCTAAAATGTTAAAGAATGGCTATTCTTTGAATTTCAAAGATAGTATGTGATAGAGTTGTAACCTGGGAGccaatcataagagttgtgagttggttgcatttctaattaatcttggacatattttgattaatatctGTATTTCTCTTATAATACATGGCAATACgttcatctttatattttactatttagatgAGTCCCAAAGAGTGTAGCAATGTCAATCGAGTTATGATGAAATCATACTATTAAGATCGAATGACTGATGCTTCATTCTTTAACTATTCCTGGTCATAGGACTATAGAGTGGGGCCTCTATAGTACTGTCAAGATCAGTACACACTATACATGCTCGTAAGGAGGGTAATTGATCTCATTGACTACTTGTGTGGTAACACTAATGCAAGTGTGTAGGTGCTCATTAGTGAATGAGTTCATTGAATGACCTAACTTGAGAACACCCAAATGGTAATtcttactaaatgtcaattgGGAGTTCTATGTGGCGACAGGTGCTTGTAATCTCTTTTCTTGAGGTACCACAGTTATCTTGTATAAGGAATGTCATGTTTTAATGCCACTGTACGGGGTCCAATAAGATGGGTCCCTAATAGGGTGGTTATTGAATATGATCTGAATCATGCGAAGGTAGGTGAGTACGCAAGATGAAATCTATCGACCTTAGTAAGATTTAAAAGGTATATCCcctatgtgaatgatgaagtcacAACTCGAGGAGTCGTTGGTCAATGCagatagttgagaattaataagagttattaattcgaTTATATGAGTTGTGGACTTAACATTCGTACACATAGTGTTGATTATTAgaagtttgatattttaccataCTTCTAGACTATACCGGGGcattatgatagagggatcgAATAGTACTGAAACTTGTCACGGAAAGGTTCATTAAAAGTGtcatttgcatttcattatgatatgaGGGCCATGATACGTTGCTAGACGTCAATCTTGGTCTAAGGGCAAGATGATAATTTTACTCatgtgatgaaataaattaaggatcaTAATGAAAGAGTTTTTATTAGGAGTAGGATTCTATAAATTGCCCTTTGCCATTTTCATAATGAACCTATAAGGTCACatacaaaaaaggaaaagttttatgaaaattttagtgGGATCGAAAAATGTTTTTGGGGCCATAAGAATTCATGGATTTTGGGGGCGAGCTAGCACTCACGGAAAAGTCCATGAGATGTCGACAAAATGAGCAAAAAGTAAAACAAGGTAAGAAACCCACAAGTGGGTTTGGGCCTTGGTCCAACATGTTTATAACATGtttgagttttctttaaatccctagtttgactaggtTTTGGGTTGGGGCTTGGCCCAACATGTTTATAATATGTTGGACCAACTATAAATacctagtttgactagggtttGTGTATGGCTCTCCATTTTGTCTCATAATCCCTTTGgttttctagagagagaaacttGGTTTTTAAGAAAAACCAATCAAATCTCCAAGTGTTGGATTAGATCTTGCATACTTAATGCAAGGAGATCGAAGGGGCATGCTCATAGACATCAATTGAAGCTTCTCTTTGGTGTGGATCACTTATAGAGGGTGGGTAACACCTTGTGGAACAAAGATTCATCCATTCTTCATCGAAcaatcaaaaagtttgattttttgttatatatttatattcttgaagtgattatatatttgcaaactagATCCGTTTATTTTGGGTTTCAAGATTAACCAAAAAGTTTGGttgattcaaataatttttaaattttcgctGCGTTTGGATCCAAGAAACCCAACAGTATGTGCATTATTCATGATCCCCCGGGGTGTGAAATTGCAAATGTTAGAATGGTAG is from Diospyros lotus cultivar Yz01 chromosome 2, ASM1463336v1, whole genome shotgun sequence and encodes:
- the LOC127794637 gene encoding uncharacterized protein LOC127794637; this translates as MSLWDVIVNDANPASLSQNPTLAQIRKHEEDMARKPKALTCIHLVVLDAIFIRIMTCDLPKQAWDKLKEEFESSDRVKSIKMLTLKREFKMLRMKDGDTVKEYSSKLMQLVNQIRLYELISKLQAQEQRTSMRSEENIEGAFIMSTKTRKMEGKMGRNLLVEHAEQQAAEQANHTQDQLQPEEQLFMVRKPSQPLGANVWLVDSGCTSHMTGDVSMFTSLDKSYKVKVKLGNGDLV